In Heliangelus exortis chromosome Z, bHelExo1.hap1, whole genome shotgun sequence, a genomic segment contains:
- the MINAR2 gene encoding major intrinsically disordered NOTCH2-binding receptor 1-like, with the protein MDFSSLPNNNHPDKFLQLEVKSLEKKSAFLQISLAKLPEAALPGVQQWHNKIYSQREKRNFMELPGLDTKGASQEMTDEALGKHITLNTLKSTVKSNPLYIDNQVDYDWEEKKKTPSWTVKDYDRHSLHSDLASHIKENPNDLQFWMGDIYTPGYDTLLKKKEREKKHSKYCRIILLMVLVVCILITIVTLSVLLT; encoded by the exons ATGGACTTCTCTAGTTTGCCAAACAACAACCATCCTGATAAATTCCTGCAACTGGAGGTGAAGTCTTTAGAGAAAAAATCTGCCTTTCTACAAATCAGCCTGGCAAAATTACCAGAAGCAGCTTTACCTGGAGTGCAGCAGTGGCACAACAAGATCTATTCACAG agagaaaagagaaatttcatgGAGCTGCCGGGCTTAGACACGAAGGGGGCCAGCCAAGAAATGACAGATGAAGCCCTTGGGAAACACATTACACTCAACACCTTGAAATCCACAGTCAAAAGCAACCCCTTGTATATTGATAATCAGGTGGATTATgactgggaggagaaaaaaaagacaccttCCTGGACTGTGAAAGACTATGACAGACACTCACTGCACTCTGACTTGGCCAGTCACATAAAG gaaaatCCTAATGATCTACAGTTCTGGATGGGGGATATTTATACTCCCGGGTATGATACcttgttaaaaaagaaagagagagaaaaaaagcattccaAATATTGCCGAATTATTCTGCTCATGGTACTAGTTGTTTGCATCCTGATTACCATAGTCACACTCAGCGTTTTGCTTACTTAG